A single genomic interval of Zingiber officinale cultivar Zhangliang chromosome 4A, Zo_v1.1, whole genome shotgun sequence harbors:
- the LOC121971961 gene encoding uncharacterized protein LOC121971961: MEMEMEMELEEWEFLPDADSFLELGHEAKRDVVFKELIVDMNYFICPSLPLMDRELSPSSSAPPAEEAQKKELVEEFKDITVVLPAAIAVGPHLHDVVSQVFFKKLTDNEFVDMKVESPRGATLTHLEPEGKEAEEEEEEDAAKAEDDRKGDGCESMNTWNRRLVGVGTFCSLGAAAAATAFMFVLGGRHRQSQQHNHRIQFCIYSDDKRTNWTTTMMHRATRPNQAHISFGGYCATA, from the exons atggagatggagatggagatggagCTGGAGGAGTGGGAGTTCCTGCCGGACGCCGACAGCTTTCTCGAATTGGGCCATGAGGCGAAAAGAGATGTGGTGTTCAAGGAGCTGATCGTCGACATGAACTACTTCATCTGCCCGTCTCTCCCTCTCATGGACCGCGAGCTGAGCCCTTCGAGCTCCGCCCCACCCGCGGAGGAGGCTCAGAAGAAGGAGCTGGTTGAAGAATTCAAGGACATCACCGTGGTGCTGCCGGCGGCGATCGCCGTCGGCCCCCACCTCCACGACGTGGTGTCGCAAGTCTTCTTCAAGAAGCTCACGGACAACGAATTCGTCGACATGAAAGTGGAGTCCCCCCGGGGAGCCACCCTGACTCATTTGGAGCCGGAAGGCAaggaggcggaggaggaggaggaggaggacgcgGCCAAAGCTGAGGACGACCGTAAAGGCGACGGGTGCGAATCGATGAACACATGGAACCGGAGGTTGGTCGGCGTAGGCACCTTCTGCTCGTTGGGAGCCGCCGCCGCTGCCACCGCCTTCATGTTTGTGCTAGGGGGACGACACCGGCAGAGCCAGCAGCACAACCACAGGATCCAATTCTGCATCTACTCCGACGACAAG CGGACGAATTGGACGACGACGATGATGCACCGGGCAACGAGGCCGAACCAGGCGCACATATCGTTCGGAGGCTACTGCGCCACTGCTTGA